One stretch of Desulfovibrio sp. TomC DNA includes these proteins:
- the hpt gene encoding hypoxanthine phosphoribosyltransferase: MSETLREVISEAAIAARVAELGREVSAHYAGLDVVMVGVLKGALPFMADLLRALDFCPDLDFVRVASYGAGVAPGELRFLMDLESDISGRHVLLVEDIVDTGRSLAYLSNMLEKRNPASVKVCTLLDKPYRREAAVTVDFVGFSAPPVFLVGYGMDIGERLRRLRGVYELIR, translated from the coding sequence ATGTCGGAGACGTTGCGGGAAGTGATTAGCGAGGCGGCGATTGCCGCCCGCGTGGCCGAACTGGGACGGGAGGTGTCGGCGCACTATGCCGGCCTGGATGTGGTCATGGTGGGCGTGCTCAAGGGTGCGCTGCCGTTTATGGCCGATCTGCTGCGGGCGCTCGATTTCTGCCCGGACCTGGATTTCGTGCGGGTGGCCAGCTACGGCGCCGGCGTGGCTCCCGGCGAGCTGCGTTTTCTCATGGATCTGGAGTCGGACATCAGCGGCCGCCACGTGCTCTTGGTTGAGGACATTGTGGACACTGGCCGCTCCTTGGCCTATCTCTCCAATATGCTTGAGAAGCGAAATCCGGCCAGTGTCAAGGTCTGTACGCTTCTGGACAAACCGTACCGGCGCGAGGCGGCGGTGACGGTGGATTTTGTCGGATTTTCCGCCCCGCCCGTGTTCCTGGTGGGCTACGGCATGGACATCGGGGAGCGGTTGCGGCGGCTTCGCGGCGTGTACGAATTGATCCGGTAG
- the rpiB gene encoding ribose 5-phosphate isomerase B, with the protein MPKTIFIGSDHAGLELKAGLAAHVAAAGHTVVDLGPSEAKSVDYPDFAKAVCAKVLETPGSAGILVCGTGIGMSMAANRIPGIRAALCVNEYLARMTRLHNDANVLCLGERVIGQGLAASIADVFLDTAFEGGRHQRRVDMIETCCPALDA; encoded by the coding sequence ATGCCCAAAACCATTTTCATCGGTTCCGACCACGCCGGCCTGGAACTCAAGGCCGGCCTTGCCGCCCATGTTGCCGCCGCCGGCCATACTGTTGTCGATCTTGGCCCAAGCGAGGCCAAAAGCGTTGATTATCCCGATTTCGCCAAGGCGGTCTGCGCCAAGGTGCTCGAAACTCCCGGCAGCGCCGGTATTTTAGTGTGCGGCACCGGCATTGGCATGTCCATGGCAGCCAACCGCATTCCCGGCATCCGGGCCGCCCTGTGCGTGAACGAGTATCTGGCCCGTATGACCCGCCTGCACAACGACGCCAATGTCCTGTGCCTGGGCGAACGCGTCATCGGCCAGGGACTGGCTGCCTCCATCGCCGACGTCTTTCTGGATACGGCCTTCGAGGGCGGCCGACATCAACGCCGCGTCGATATGATTGAAACGTGCTGCCCGGCCCTGGATGCCTGA
- a CDS encoding sigma-70 family RNA polymerase sigma factor: MELQDDQDISPEDTDLDPVEPEVLDSADADDELPLDPDSIDDFQLPTPRTRSEGSLSTRDPLHLYLREIGKFPMLKPEEEQELARRVRDAGDQKAAFRLISSHLRLVVKIAMDFQRRWMQNVLDLIQEGNVGLMRAVTKFDPDKGIKFSYYAAYWIKAYILKYIMDNWRMVKIGTTQAQRKLFYNLNKERQRLQSLGFDPSASQLSLALNVTESDIVEMDQRLSGNDLSLDVSLGDDTTTTRLDFLPALTPGIEEILAGDEISQQLEKHIQSIRPKLNEKEIELLDNRILSDSPVTLREIGAKYGITRERVRQIESRLLEKLKDHLSKRIEDFSSDWIHKDE; encoded by the coding sequence ATGGAACTCCAAGACGATCAAGACATTTCCCCGGAAGATACGGACCTGGACCCCGTCGAACCCGAAGTCCTCGACAGCGCTGACGCCGACGACGAACTTCCCCTCGACCCGGATTCCATCGACGATTTCCAGTTGCCCACGCCGCGCACCCGGTCCGAAGGCTCGCTCTCCACGCGCGATCCGCTGCACCTCTACCTGCGCGAAATCGGCAAGTTTCCCATGTTAAAGCCCGAGGAGGAACAGGAACTGGCCCGGCGCGTACGCGATGCGGGCGACCAGAAAGCCGCTTTCCGCCTCATCTCCTCCCATCTGCGCCTGGTGGTTAAAATCGCCATGGATTTCCAGCGCCGCTGGATGCAAAATGTTTTGGACCTCATCCAGGAAGGCAATGTCGGCCTCATGCGGGCTGTGACCAAGTTCGATCCCGACAAAGGTATCAAGTTCTCTTACTATGCCGCGTACTGGATCAAGGCCTATATCCTCAAATATATCATGGACAACTGGCGCATGGTCAAAATCGGGACCACCCAGGCCCAGCGCAAACTCTTTTACAACCTCAATAAAGAGCGCCAGCGGCTGCAAAGCCTGGGCTTTGATCCCAGCGCCTCCCAGCTGTCCCTGGCCTTGAACGTGACCGAATCCGACATTGTGGAGATGGACCAGCGCCTAAGCGGCAACGACCTGTCCCTGGATGTGTCTCTGGGCGATGATACCACCACCACCCGGCTGGATTTTCTCCCGGCGTTGACGCCCGGCATCGAGGAAATCCTGGCCGGCGACGAGATTTCCCAACAACTTGAAAAGCATATCCAAAGCATCCGCCCCAAGCTCAACGAAAAAGAAATTGAACTTCTTGATAACCGCATTCTCTCCGATTCCCCGGTGACCCTGCGGGAAATCGGAGCCAAATACGGCATCACCCGGGAACGGGTGCGCCAGATAGAATCCCGGCTCCTGGAAAAGCTCAAGGACCATCTGTCCAAGCGCATCGAGGACTTTTCCTCGGATTGGATCCATAAGGACGAATAG
- a CDS encoding tetratricopeptide repeat protein, translating into MSEVHKRFSPARLPLFLVLALLPCLLSNSCASSRLARNAYAARGLSQAAEVSYQFLVYQDLLRQDRKEEAAVILAGLAASHPSPDLAVELANLYWGQNDREKATETLENARKAFPGSRQIVFYLANAYQMRRLNDQAIKVLETFLASHAADESAIQELASLCIDSGRHKEAAELLGRIPEANRDATVSYLMAKAANGAGHNKEAIRYLRAAVAQDAGLMVAWAELAGLLETEGDLKGAQEAYQRMLTLGEESPEVRAKLVRLAILQKNPTKAIALLKDGQTGKSQYLDAMSALVEAGYPKQAKQVLDLLQAAEPSSPDLPFYKAVLAYEGDKNPKAAMNVLAQVAPDNPNYDKSLTFRIQIASDIGDLPTARTLVREARERFPDRREFAGMEAALKDKSGDSAGAAKTLEEALVTWPDDLDLLYRYGVVLEKLKRRAEAKAVMERIVAKDAGHPDALNYLGYSLAEEGQDLDRALTMIDKALEKEPDNPFFLDSKAWALYRLKRMDEALATIEKAIAHKVKDAIIWEHYGDIAAAAGHKATAQKAYRSALELGSETPGAVKKKLEAL; encoded by the coding sequence ATGTCTGAAGTACACAAGCGTTTTTCCCCGGCGCGATTGCCGCTTTTCCTGGTACTGGCCCTTTTGCCCTGCCTGTTGTCCAATTCCTGCGCCTCAAGCCGGCTGGCTCGCAACGCCTATGCGGCGCGCGGCCTGTCCCAGGCGGCTGAGGTTAGCTACCAGTTCCTGGTCTACCAGGATCTCCTGCGCCAAGACCGCAAGGAAGAGGCTGCCGTAATCCTGGCAGGACTGGCCGCGTCCCACCCGTCCCCGGATCTCGCCGTGGAACTGGCCAACCTCTACTGGGGCCAAAACGACCGCGAGAAAGCCACCGAAACCCTGGAAAATGCCCGAAAAGCCTTTCCCGGCAGCCGCCAGATCGTCTTTTATCTGGCCAACGCCTATCAGATGCGACGCCTCAATGACCAGGCGATCAAGGTGCTGGAGACGTTCCTGGCCAGTCACGCCGCAGACGAGTCCGCCATCCAGGAACTGGCCTCGCTTTGTATCGATTCCGGTCGTCACAAAGAGGCTGCCGAACTGCTGGGGCGCATTCCCGAGGCCAACCGCGATGCCACGGTTTCCTATCTCATGGCCAAGGCTGCCAACGGAGCCGGGCATAACAAGGAAGCCATCCGGTATCTGCGGGCCGCTGTGGCCCAGGATGCCGGACTCATGGTAGCCTGGGCCGAGCTGGCCGGCCTGCTTGAGACCGAAGGCGACCTCAAAGGGGCACAGGAAGCCTACCAGCGGATGCTGACCCTGGGCGAGGAGTCCCCGGAAGTTCGGGCCAAGCTCGTGCGGCTGGCCATCCTGCAAAAGAATCCGACTAAGGCCATTGCCCTGCTCAAGGACGGGCAAACCGGCAAATCCCAGTACCTCGACGCCATGTCCGCCCTGGTCGAGGCCGGCTATCCCAAGCAGGCCAAGCAAGTCCTCGACCTGCTTCAGGCCGCCGAGCCGAGTAGCCCCGACCTGCCCTTTTACAAGGCCGTGCTGGCCTATGAAGGGGACAAGAACCCCAAAGCAGCCATGAATGTTCTGGCCCAGGTTGCGCCGGATAATCCCAACTACGACAAAAGCCTCACTTTTCGTATCCAGATTGCCTCGGATATCGGCGATCTGCCAACAGCCCGGACACTCGTGCGCGAAGCCCGGGAACGCTTCCCGGACCGCCGCGAGTTCGCCGGCATGGAAGCCGCCCTAAAGGACAAGTCCGGCGACAGTGCCGGTGCGGCCAAGACGCTGGAAGAAGCCCTGGTCACCTGGCCCGACGACCTCGATCTGCTCTACCGATACGGCGTGGTCCTGGAGAAGCTCAAGCGACGGGCCGAGGCCAAAGCCGTCATGGAGCGCATCGTGGCCAAAGACGCCGGCCATCCCGATGCCCTCAATTATCTTGGCTATTCCCTGGCTGAGGAAGGTCAGGACCTTGACCGTGCGCTCACCATGATCGACAAGGCTCTGGAAAAAGAGCCGGACAATCCTTTTTTCCTCGACTCCAAGGCCTGGGCGCTCTACCGGCTTAAACGCATGGATGAAGCCCTGGCCACTATTGAAAAAGCCATTGCGCACAAGGTTAAAGACGCCATCATCTGGGAACATTACGGCGATATCGCTGCAGCCGCCGGCCATAAGGCCACAGCCCAGAAAGCCTACCGCAGCGCCTTGGAGCTGGGTTCCGAAACGCCGGGCGCCGTAAAAAAGAAACTGGAGGCCCTGTAA
- a CDS encoding TlpA family protein disulfide reductase — translation MRIRPLILTLLLLLAPATLACAQDAGTINGQGVLDAVVAAQGKVVVIDFFASWCKPCLMEIPDFIEARKHYPADQVVFIGISLDQDQGQYFRFVKQTPFNFPVHLADPDIINTFGVTMIPKTIIYDPTGQQALNHAGFMPGEMLRQVLDKLLAGGGK, via the coding sequence TTGCGTATTCGCCCCCTCATCCTCACTTTGCTGCTCCTGCTTGCGCCTGCGACCCTGGCCTGTGCCCAGGACGCCGGCACAATAAACGGCCAGGGCGTTCTTGACGCCGTGGTCGCTGCCCAAGGCAAGGTGGTGGTTATTGATTTTTTTGCTTCCTGGTGCAAACCTTGTCTGATGGAGATTCCGGACTTCATTGAAGCCAGGAAGCATTATCCCGCCGACCAGGTCGTCTTTATCGGCATCTCCCTGGATCAGGACCAGGGACAGTATTTCCGCTTTGTCAAACAGACCCCATTTAATTTTCCGGTGCATCTGGCCGATCCCGACATCATCAACACCTTTGGCGTCACAATGATCCCCAAAACCATCATCTATGACCCGACCGGGCAGCAAGCCCTCAATCATGCCGGGTTCATGCCTGGCGAGATGTTGCGTCAAGTACTCGACAAACTGCTGGCCGGCGGCGGGAAATGA
- a CDS encoding homocysteine S-methyltransferase family protein — protein MGDFRKALGDDGLLIFDGAMGTLLQGRGLSPGQSPELFGLAHPEAIMATHREYVQAGSRVITSNTFGGSRYKLPAGTDVVALNREMARAARQAAGPGVFVAGSVGPTGHFVAPLGKASLRDLVDAFAEQIRGLAEGGCDLIIGETHFDLAEAKAVILACRQVCSLPVAMCMTFEGAASLTGSSPEVFADAMENLGVDLIGVNCGQGPDDMRLVGEAFSRRLTTPFFVKPNAGMPRLENGCTVFPMGPEEFAQKTARFADLGAKALSGCCGTTPAHIAALAGSLAGRSWKRADTPDRPVLAITSRSLTVPVGGGSPLALIGERINPTGKPELAAELVAGEYAKALAFAEEQTTAGAHVLDVNVGAPMVDEVAVLPGLALELVKRQQLPLCLDSNNADALTAGLWAYPGTPLVNSISGEPGRMERLGPVCRDHGAPFILLPLKGRKLPVTAAERLAIIEELLAQADSLGIPRRLILVDALALTVSSKPEAAVACLETIRYCREKWGLPTVLGLSNISFGLPARELVNSAFFAMCLGAGMAAAIANPNVPRLMETLTAGEVLLGRDPQAGRFIGRYAGWKPNQGGGGATAAAAGASDDGESPLRRAVVHGRREEVLALVETALAEGRDPAKLLSDELIPGIMSVGERYERKEFFLPQLLAAAEAMRAGFSRLEPLLVETAGAAKARIVMATVEGDIHDIGKNIVCLMLKNHGFEVIDLGKDVSAERIVDAASQHGAAVIGLSALMTTTMVRMEDTVRLVRERGLAARIMVGGAVVTEAFAKSIGADAYAADAVDAVRQAKLLAGGV, from the coding sequence GTGGGCGATTTCAGAAAGGCGCTTGGCGATGATGGGCTGCTCATTTTCGATGGGGCCATGGGCACCCTGCTCCAGGGGCGGGGGCTTTCTCCCGGACAGTCTCCGGAACTCTTCGGTCTGGCCCACCCCGAGGCCATCATGGCCACCCATCGGGAATATGTCCAGGCCGGCTCCAGAGTCATCACCTCCAATACCTTCGGCGGCAGCCGCTATAAGTTGCCGGCCGGAACGGATGTCGTCGCGCTGAACCGCGAAATGGCCCGGGCGGCCAGACAGGCCGCCGGTCCGGGCGTATTCGTGGCCGGCTCAGTCGGTCCGACCGGGCATTTTGTCGCGCCGCTTGGCAAAGCCTCCCTGCGCGATCTCGTGGACGCTTTCGCCGAACAGATCCGGGGGCTGGCCGAGGGCGGCTGCGACCTGATCATCGGCGAAACCCATTTCGATCTGGCCGAGGCCAAGGCCGTCATCCTGGCCTGCCGGCAGGTGTGTTCCCTGCCTGTGGCCATGTGCATGACCTTTGAGGGCGCGGCCAGCCTGACCGGGTCGAGCCCCGAGGTTTTTGCCGACGCCATGGAGAATCTCGGCGTCGATCTGATCGGCGTCAACTGCGGCCAGGGACCGGACGACATGCGTCTGGTCGGCGAGGCCTTTTCCCGCCGCCTGACCACGCCTTTTTTCGTCAAGCCCAACGCCGGGATGCCGCGCCTGGAAAACGGCTGCACCGTTTTTCCCATGGGGCCGGAGGAATTCGCCCAAAAAACCGCCCGGTTCGCCGACCTCGGGGCCAAGGCCCTGTCTGGTTGCTGCGGCACCACCCCGGCCCATATCGCCGCCCTGGCCGGGAGTCTGGCCGGGCGCAGCTGGAAACGCGCGGACACGCCCGACCGCCCGGTGCTGGCCATCACCTCGCGCTCCCTGACCGTGCCGGTCGGAGGGGGCAGTCCCTTGGCCCTTATTGGCGAGCGCATCAATCCCACCGGCAAACCCGAGCTGGCCGCCGAGCTGGTGGCCGGGGAATACGCCAAGGCGCTGGCCTTTGCCGAGGAGCAGACAACTGCCGGAGCCCATGTCCTTGACGTCAACGTCGGCGCGCCCATGGTCGACGAGGTGGCTGTGCTGCCTGGGCTGGCCCTGGAGTTGGTCAAACGCCAGCAACTGCCGCTGTGCCTGGATTCCAACAACGCCGATGCCCTGACTGCGGGCCTGTGGGCTTATCCGGGCACGCCGCTGGTCAATTCCATCAGCGGCGAACCCGGACGCATGGAACGGCTTGGGCCGGTCTGCCGCGATCACGGTGCGCCGTTTATCCTGCTGCCGCTTAAAGGCCGGAAGCTCCCGGTCACCGCGGCCGAACGTCTGGCCATTATTGAGGAACTGCTCGCCCAGGCCGATTCCCTGGGCATTCCGCGTCGCCTCATCCTGGTCGATGCCCTGGCCCTTACGGTGTCCTCCAAGCCTGAGGCTGCGGTGGCCTGCCTGGAGACCATCCGCTACTGCCGCGAGAAATGGGGCCTGCCGACCGTCCTTGGCCTGTCCAATATTTCCTTTGGGCTGCCGGCCCGGGAACTGGTCAACAGCGCCTTTTTCGCCATGTGCCTGGGAGCCGGCATGGCGGCGGCCATCGCCAACCCCAATGTGCCCCGGCTCATGGAAACGCTGACGGCCGGCGAGGTGCTCCTGGGCCGCGATCCCCAGGCCGGGCGGTTTATCGGCCGCTATGCCGGCTGGAAACCGAACCAGGGCGGCGGAGGGGCGACGGCGGCCGCGGCCGGAGCCTCTGACGACGGGGAAAGTCCGCTGCGCCGGGCCGTGGTGCACGGCCGCCGGGAAGAGGTGCTCGCGCTGGTGGAAACGGCCCTGGCCGAGGGCCGGGACCCGGCCAAACTCTTAAGCGACGAGCTGATTCCGGGCATCATGAGCGTTGGGGAGCGCTACGAGCGCAAGGAATTTTTCCTGCCCCAGCTTTTGGCAGCGGCCGAGGCCATGCGGGCGGGATTTTCCCGGCTCGAACCGCTGCTGGTGGAAACAGCCGGAGCGGCCAAGGCGCGCATCGTCATGGCCACGGTCGAGGGCGATATCCACGACATTGGCAAAAATATTGTGTGCCTGATGCTGAAAAACCACGGCTTCGAGGTCATAGACCTCGGCAAGGACGTGTCGGCCGAGCGGATCGTGGATGCGGCCAGCCAGCACGGCGCTGCGGTCATCGGCCTGTCCGCCCTTATGACCACCACCATGGTGCGCATGGAAGACACGGTGCGTCTGGTGCGGGAGCGGGGCCTTGCCGCCCGGATCATGGTGGGCGGGGCAGTGGTCACTGAGGCCTTTGCCAAATCCATAGGAGCCGACGCCTATGCCGCCGACGCCGTGGATGCCGTGCGTCAGGCCAAACTGCTGGCCGGCGGCGTCTAG
- a CDS encoding N-acetyltransferase, which yields MSEYFIRKARIQDVKPIHALLMSCARKEFLLPRSFNQLYSHLRDFFVLAEHDVPGIRGCCALSICWDDIAEIRSLAVDENIQKQGWGGKLVEACLSDAVTLGIFRVFTLTYRPHFFERLGFVPVEKEQLPQKVWADCIHCPKFPECDENALLMEM from the coding sequence ATGAGCGAGTATTTCATTCGCAAGGCGAGGATTCAGGACGTCAAACCGATCCACGCACTGCTCATGAGCTGCGCCCGCAAGGAATTCCTGTTGCCGCGTTCCTTTAACCAGCTCTACAGCCATCTGCGGGATTTTTTTGTCCTGGCCGAGCACGACGTGCCCGGTATTCGCGGCTGTTGCGCCCTGTCCATCTGCTGGGACGACATCGCTGAAATCCGTTCCCTGGCGGTGGACGAGAACATCCAGAAGCAGGGGTGGGGCGGCAAGCTCGTGGAAGCCTGCCTGTCCGACGCTGTGACTCTTGGCATTTTCCGGGTTTTCACCCTGACCTACCGGCCGCACTTTTTTGAGCGTCTCGGTTTTGTGCCGGTGGAGAAGGAGCAGCTGCCCCAGAAGGTCTGGGCCGACTGTATCCATTGCCCCAAGTTTCCAGAGTGCGACGAGAACGCACTGCTCATGGAAATGTAG
- a CDS encoding DUF3426 domain-containing protein, which translates to MIVQCPKCQAKFALPDDKIGSSGAKLRCGKCRNVFHVDPPDLPDAGGLTDFDFPDDLAPTPPRAGGAGAADRPGPAMPDDDIPAGLFHSESYDGGPAPKKGREPEPDLEDDFPGGPVKPGFSLDDVADLPLPGSRPSKERRKRVLILGSVLVVLVAATLAAVYFLDLWPGKKAAKNAAEPPAAETAAPAADAAKPAVDKPAAPTAPGAPAAQKPEETAKVKDIMLQNVRQYYVSNEKAGQLFVIEGKAVNNFKSPKEMIKLEASLFDEKGGTIIAKEELAGNTVSLFQLQVMTRDELKNALASQVGVLTNNTNIAPAGEVPFMMVFFDPPETVKEFGVKVVDAKDPPRQ; encoded by the coding sequence ATGATTGTACAATGCCCGAAATGCCAGGCCAAGTTTGCGCTTCCTGACGACAAGATCGGCTCGTCCGGAGCCAAACTGCGTTGCGGCAAATGCCGCAATGTCTTTCACGTCGATCCGCCGGATCTGCCCGATGCCGGCGGTCTGACGGATTTTGATTTTCCCGACGATCTGGCCCCCACGCCCCCCAGGGCTGGCGGGGCCGGCGCAGCCGACCGTCCCGGCCCGGCCATGCCCGATGACGACATCCCGGCCGGGCTGTTTCATTCCGAATCCTATGACGGCGGGCCAGCCCCCAAAAAGGGGCGTGAACCTGAGCCGGACCTGGAGGACGATTTCCCGGGCGGTCCGGTCAAACCGGGATTCAGCCTTGACGATGTGGCTGATCTGCCCTTGCCGGGCAGCCGACCGTCAAAAGAACGACGCAAACGCGTGCTGATCCTTGGCAGCGTGCTGGTTGTCCTGGTGGCTGCGACTCTGGCTGCCGTGTATTTCCTGGATCTGTGGCCCGGCAAAAAAGCCGCCAAGAACGCTGCCGAGCCGCCGGCTGCCGAGACAGCTGCCCCGGCGGCTGATGCGGCCAAGCCGGCCGTCGACAAGCCGGCCGCCCCGACCGCCCCTGGCGCACCGGCCGCCCAGAAGCCTGAGGAGACGGCCAAGGTCAAGGACATCATGCTGCAAAACGTGCGGCAATATTACGTGTCCAACGAAAAGGCCGGCCAACTCTTTGTCATCGAAGGCAAGGCCGTCAACAATTTCAAGTCGCCCAAGGAAATGATCAAGCTTGAGGCCAGCCTGTTTGACGAGAAGGGCGGGACGATCATTGCCAAGGAAGAACTGGCCGGCAACACGGTTTCGCTTTTTCAACTGCAGGTCATGACTCGCGACGAGCTGAAAAACGCCCTGGCTTCCCAGGTCGGCGTGCTCACCAACAACACCAATATCGCACCAGCCGGCGAAGTGCCCTTCATGATGGTCTTTTTCGATCCTCCTGAGACCGTCAAGGAGTTCGGAGTCAAGGTCGTTGACGCCAAGGACCCGCCCCGGCAGTAG
- a CDS encoding lipoprotein insertase outer membrane protein LolB has protein sequence MSCPVLLRLLLLAVLAAWVSGCAGIKPTAPPVADEAKTVYQTFLDAQAHLEPTQAFSLSGSLSFARGGKSGRLNYRFFGNYANPVRLDLTTPLGGAYAHLRETGGEFTAFVPGRDTVYTHADTRAGASRLGMPLPFTLRELAAILSGRLGELAPGRYAASKKVADGYEYAFSNDPRLSSLTLDFQGKPRHLTGRGIEPWQVAFEDDEAVPGLALIVARRLVLTTPGGATLTLRVKTIQPRPTPYPGADLELPVPPNVAVRPLDAAGDGNLLPDL, from the coding sequence ATGTCGTGCCCGGTCCTGCTGCGCCTTCTCCTGCTGGCCGTCCTCGCGGCGTGGGTTTCCGGCTGCGCCGGCATTAAGCCGACCGCGCCGCCGGTTGCCGACGAGGCCAAGACCGTCTATCAGACGTTTCTGGACGCCCAGGCCCACCTTGAGCCGACCCAGGCCTTTTCCCTGTCCGGCTCTCTGAGTTTTGCCCGAGGCGGCAAAAGCGGCCGCTTAAACTACCGCTTCTTCGGCAACTACGCCAACCCCGTGCGTCTGGATCTGACCACGCCTCTGGGCGGGGCCTATGCCCATCTGCGCGAAACCGGCGGTGAATTCACCGCCTTTGTCCCAGGCCGCGACACGGTCTATACCCATGCCGACACCCGGGCCGGAGCCTCGCGCCTGGGCATGCCCCTGCCCTTTACCCTGCGCGAACTGGCCGCCATCCTCTCGGGACGCCTGGGCGAACTGGCCCCGGGCCGCTACGCCGCGTCGAAAAAGGTTGCTGACGGCTATGAGTACGCTTTTTCCAACGATCCGCGTCTGTCCAGCCTCACCCTTGACTTCCAGGGAAAACCGCGACATCTGACCGGCCGTGGCATTGAGCCCTGGCAGGTCGCCTTTGAAGACGACGAAGCCGTGCCCGGTCTGGCCTTGATTGTCGCCAGACGGCTTGTGCTGACGACGCCGGGCGGTGCGACCCTGACCCTTCGCGTCAAAACCATCCAGCCGCGCCCGACCCCCTACCCGGGGGCCGATCTGGAACTGCCTGTCCCGCCCAATGTTGCTGTGCGCCCCCTTGATGCAGCCGGGGACGGGAATCTCTTGCCTGACCTCTAA